A section of the Prochlorococcus sp. MIT 1341 genome encodes:
- a CDS encoding photosystem II protein Y: MLLRLILVSFPILAALGWVLFNISEPAKDQWRSMD; this comes from the coding sequence ATGCTGCTTCGGCTAATACTCGTTTCATTCCCGATTCTTGCTGCTCTTGGTTGGGTACTTTTCAACATCTCCGAACCTGCAAAAGACCAGTGGAGGAG
- a CDS encoding galactose oxidase: MSPHDTQKKILTKSYPENKNGEYVEESAPQGSHSACISMTCQHFVFSSDRNCRPLLTFQISEHLIPHGEHLKKRCPLWSKRFAMEFGWYPEVT, from the coding sequence ATGTCTCCGCATGACACACAAAAAAAAATCCTCACGAAAAGCTATCCAGAAAATAAAAATGGGGAATACGTCGAAGAAAGTGCTCCCCAAGGATCACATTCAGCTTGTATTTCTATGACCTGCCAGCATTTTGTTTTTTCATCCGACAGAAATTGCAGACCTCTTCTTACATTTCAAATAAGTGAGCATCTGATTCCTCATGGAGAACATCTCAAGAAAAGGTGTCCTTTATGGAGTAAACGCTTTGCAATGGAGTTCGGTTGGTATCCAGAGGTAACGTAA
- a CDS encoding MerR family transcriptional regulator, with product MASDSQTFSLEELLKVASEELGEEISQRTVRLYATQGLIDRPGKDGRSAIYERRQLLQLVLIRFLARRGLSLSAIAPLAALPNEEMQLQILSFDKSAEEKFKASLISESREQDSGKSNPLLQLLGAPLKSTALPDSNSSAKNSRTRLASSRWSRFTLAPGVELHISDSASIPPSGSRRITWIQRLTDRLIEQLEETKN from the coding sequence TTGGCTAGCGATTCTCAAACCTTCAGCCTTGAGGAGCTTCTTAAAGTTGCAAGTGAAGAACTTGGAGAAGAAATCAGCCAAAGAACCGTTCGCTTATATGCGACTCAGGGATTGATTGATCGGCCTGGGAAAGATGGTCGTAGTGCAATTTATGAGAGACGTCAACTTTTGCAATTGGTCCTAATTCGCTTTCTTGCAAGACGCGGGTTGAGTCTTTCTGCTATTGCCCCCCTTGCCGCTCTCCCTAACGAAGAAATGCAGTTACAGATTCTCAGTTTCGACAAATCAGCAGAAGAGAAATTTAAAGCTTCTCTCATTTCAGAGAGTAGAGAACAAGATTCAGGCAAATCCAACCCTTTGCTCCAATTGCTTGGAGCCCCCCTTAAATCAACGGCTTTGCCTGACTCAAATAGTTCTGCGAAGAATAGTCGCACTCGTTTGGCATCATCTCGATGGAGCCGATTTACTCTTGCTCCAGGAGTTGAGCTTCATATCAGTGACAGTGCGTCTATTCCTCCATCGGGATCTCGTCGTATTACCTGGATTCAGCGTTTAACGGATCGACTAATCGAACAATTAGAAGAAACCAAAAACTAA
- a CDS encoding AAA family ATPase — MQQSCLVGQELINKFIEFGKTSKANIVRSCGYIKYDRYGNAVPDFTTFYNNLLTANGLLISNQNESNTDGTEYVIAQPLLEQSLNELENLIGLSSIKKEVHEIISLTKIIQERRFHGLSNDSNSRHMVFQGPPGTGKTTVARIIGKLYKSLSVLSKGHFVEVDRNKLIGRYIGQTTHKTYKLLERASGGVLFIDEAYSLSKSWGDNQSDPYGEEAIEILLKFMEDFRDDLIVIVAGYPNLMESFLKSNPGLKSRFSTYISFPNYTEDELLKILIKKAFQSGYILSKDSKPIIDQIIKIHMANKKENNGNARSMRNLLDLAIKKQAFRLMQKVSRSKEELMRLTSQDFHLSEIELTNL, encoded by the coding sequence ATGCAACAATCATGCTTGGTTGGACAAGAGTTGATTAACAAGTTTATTGAGTTTGGGAAAACATCTAAAGCTAATATTGTTAGGTCTTGTGGTTATATTAAATACGATAGATATGGGAATGCCGTCCCTGACTTTACTACATTTTATAATAATCTTTTAACAGCTAATGGTTTGCTTATATCTAATCAAAATGAATCAAATACCGATGGTACTGAATACGTAATAGCACAGCCATTATTAGAACAAAGCCTTAATGAATTAGAAAATCTAATAGGTTTATCTTCTATAAAAAAAGAAGTACACGAAATCATTTCTTTAACTAAGATCATACAAGAACGGAGATTTCATGGACTCTCCAATGATAGTAACTCTAGGCATATGGTTTTTCAGGGTCCTCCTGGAACAGGAAAGACAACTGTTGCAAGAATTATAGGTAAACTATATAAATCACTAAGCGTTTTATCCAAAGGGCATTTTGTAGAAGTAGATCGAAACAAACTGATTGGCCGATATATAGGTCAAACTACACACAAAACCTATAAGCTTCTTGAGAGAGCATCCGGTGGTGTCCTTTTCATCGATGAAGCGTATAGCCTTTCAAAAAGCTGGGGAGATAACCAGTCAGACCCTTATGGTGAAGAAGCTATTGAAATATTGCTTAAGTTCATGGAAGATTTTCGAGATGATCTTATAGTAATAGTTGCTGGGTATCCAAATTTAATGGAGAGCTTTCTAAAAAGTAATCCAGGCTTAAAGAGTCGATTTAGTACTTATATATCCTTCCCTAACTATACAGAAGATGAACTTTTAAAAATCCTGATTAAAAAAGCATTCCAAAGTGGTTATATACTTAGTAAAGATTCTAAACCTATAATAGATCAAATTATAAAGATACATATGGCAAACAAAAAAGAGAATAATGGTAATGCAAGATCTATGCGTAACCTTTTAGACCTTGCCATCAAAAAACAAGCATTTAGGTTAATGCAAAAAGTTTCAAGAAGTAAAGAAGAACTTATGAGATTAACCTCTCAAGATTTCCATCTTTCGGAAATAGAGCTAACTAATCTTTAG
- a CDS encoding DUF2201 family putative metallopeptidase, producing MIINNSSKAKQLEDLIVASRLRLRRYSPFFAALALYAKAIFTRKVNVAATNGRVIFFHPERYGNLPKEERDAVFLHELLHAALLHPMRRGVRDQKIFNIAADIVVNGMVAKESNVELPKDAICDEQLEHLSVEEIYTILLKDPKSLEDKQNRLLSDLLDPSKDIETSYTEDDLEDLEAQSEIKEYWTGAIQESLTLIDADERHRLPTSFTRHLDEVSKPQIDWKTRLSRHLIRTPTDFSGFDRRFLYRGLYLEQLEGEKVMVFCCIDTSGSIGKEELSQFLGELKGILSGYTHLECHLWYADHDCYGPYKLESIEKVPKPKGGGGTNFIPFFQAIEKDFPNEKQAVCVYLTDGWGYYPEKTPELPVLWIINAGGLDSEEVPFGEVCRLPL from the coding sequence ATGATCATCAACAATAGTTCTAAGGCAAAGCAACTTGAAGATTTAATTGTTGCTTCAAGACTGAGATTGCGTAGATATTCGCCCTTCTTTGCGGCTCTTGCACTATATGCAAAAGCTATTTTCACAAGAAAAGTAAATGTTGCAGCAACCAATGGCAGGGTAATTTTTTTTCATCCTGAGAGGTATGGGAATCTGCCCAAAGAAGAAAGAGATGCTGTGTTCTTACATGAGCTATTACATGCAGCCTTGCTACATCCAATGAGGCGAGGAGTTAGAGATCAAAAGATTTTCAACATAGCTGCAGATATAGTTGTTAACGGAATGGTTGCTAAGGAATCGAATGTCGAGCTGCCTAAGGATGCAATATGTGATGAGCAGTTAGAGCATTTAAGTGTTGAAGAAATTTATACCATCCTCTTGAAAGATCCCAAATCTCTTGAAGACAAACAAAATCGATTACTTTCAGACTTGTTAGATCCTTCAAAGGATATAGAGACTTCTTATACCGAGGATGATTTAGAGGACCTAGAGGCGCAATCGGAGATCAAGGAATATTGGACTGGAGCAATCCAAGAATCATTAACTTTGATTGATGCCGACGAAAGGCACAGATTACCTACAAGTTTTACTAGACATTTAGATGAGGTATCAAAACCACAGATTGATTGGAAGACTCGGTTGTCTAGGCACTTAATTCGTACACCTACAGACTTCAGTGGATTTGATAGACGTTTTTTGTATAGAGGTCTCTACCTGGAACAGCTTGAAGGTGAGAAGGTAATGGTCTTTTGTTGTATTGATACAAGTGGGTCAATTGGTAAAGAGGAACTCAGTCAATTCCTTGGTGAGCTCAAAGGTATTCTTTCAGGCTATACACATCTTGAGTGTCACCTTTGGTATGCCGATCACGATTGTTATGGGCCCTATAAGTTGGAATCCATAGAAAAAGTTCCTAAGCCCAAAGGTGGCGGTGGAACAAATTTTATCCCTTTTTTTCAAGCAATAGAGAAAGACTTTCCAAATGAAAAACAAGCAGTTTGTGTCTATCTAACTGATGGGTGGGGATATTACCCAGAGAAAACTCCTGAGCTACCAGTTCTATGGATCATTAATGCTGGTGGCTTGGATAGTGAGGAAGTCCCATTTGGGGAAGTTTGCAGACTGCCTTTATAA
- a CDS encoding MoxR family ATPase — MSPSELIDYLTKLIQNSIPISTMIWGAPGIGKSSIVASVARQAKMGFIDIRLSQLAPTDLRGLPVPEAPSTDNELGISKWYPPEFLPTKGKGILFLDELNMAPPAMQGVAQQLILDRQVGSYKLPDGWFIFAAGNRKEDHASVFDMPAPLANRFLHLCVEVNFECFRKYALEHNFSEEVIAFLGYRPKLLHQLQYEESAWPSPRTWEMASSLFKASLPVNPAIGDAAASEFKTYLKIYKKLPDLNAILNGKGEKIAFPKEVSRRWATATGLTSRSKTPLQVKEAFHWLIHKTTSEWIQLYATDVINQFKKRKKLVDLAGVLVNDESIGMYIKQYEEILST, encoded by the coding sequence ATGTCTCCTAGTGAATTAATCGACTATCTCACCAAGTTAATTCAAAATTCAATACCTATCAGCACAATGATCTGGGGGGCTCCAGGAATTGGGAAGTCTTCAATTGTTGCTTCAGTTGCACGCCAAGCAAAGATGGGGTTCATCGACATTCGCTTAAGTCAGCTAGCTCCTACAGATCTAAGGGGTCTTCCAGTGCCAGAAGCCCCATCAACCGACAACGAGCTTGGTATATCCAAATGGTATCCGCCTGAGTTCTTACCAACAAAAGGGAAAGGTATTCTTTTTCTGGATGAGCTCAACATGGCTCCACCTGCCATGCAAGGTGTTGCTCAGCAATTAATTCTTGATCGACAAGTAGGTAGTTATAAGCTTCCTGATGGTTGGTTTATCTTTGCAGCAGGCAATCGAAAAGAAGACCATGCTTCTGTATTCGATATGCCTGCTCCCCTTGCTAATAGGTTTCTACATCTATGTGTTGAAGTTAATTTCGAGTGCTTTCGAAAATATGCCTTAGAACACAACTTCTCAGAAGAGGTCATCGCGTTTTTAGGGTATCGCCCAAAGTTATTGCATCAACTTCAATATGAAGAGTCAGCCTGGCCATCTCCAAGAACATGGGAAATGGCTAGCAGCTTGTTCAAGGCAAGTCTTCCTGTTAACCCTGCAATAGGAGATGCAGCAGCATCAGAATTTAAGACTTACCTAAAAATTTATAAGAAGCTTCCTGATCTCAATGCAATTTTAAATGGCAAAGGAGAAAAGATTGCCTTCCCTAAAGAGGTGTCTAGACGTTGGGCAACTGCTACTGGTCTAACTTCTCGCTCCAAAACACCTTTGCAGGTGAAAGAAGCTTTTCATTGGTTGATTCACAAAACCACGTCAGAGTGGATTCAACTTTATGCAACCGATGTTATTAATCAATTCAAGAAGCGTAAGAAGTTAGTAGATCTTGCCGGTGTTCTTGTGAATGACGAATCAATTGGAATGTACATCAAGCAATACGAAGAAATTCTATCCACATGA
- a CDS encoding CHAT domain-containing tetratricopeptide repeat protein — protein sequence MRKQFITATIFLIVTSAALFSGRFFRLVLDNYARLSSSEESSLQSTDKSYQALLPLLEKAKNAKNNEEALQIFYQILSKIESLDTTSKQKSIYAAATLEKIGEYHKALGDFVLAEKSYRQALDLERDLYGKNSPELITNYIDLSALYKSANQYDLAIASNLIALEIMYKYWGKEGPLTYKVTKDLAELLEIKGDLAQAEKFYAIALNGLNKLDKKDLDKVEESILDKIEYGLSKIYIQQGKFQTAEVTLKDLLEQLNPEHKERNTVLRTLSTALTLQGKDQEAEEILLRLLKSSQETLGNDHPATLLNLATLAGHYDSLELFAKALPYYKQLLKYDLSTLEDYLQPSLLNNLGYNFLANGLYSPAEKAFQSSIKLNDILHGKENKNNIKPINSLALLYKLQDKEVDAIDFANKGIKILFKFIQSESQNLSTSERQSFLVSYAGPYMMPFGWALDAKSYNEIALFSRLNHYGLLQELENRQSKLEKLSDEDIQLKKDISLITNQITSPNLLAKERRELEIKRIALEKILYTSLPELEPRIVEVKQIAQVLPKNAVLIEFQKYDIRWKNPFKELESKEGYLSLILKPDGNIDLVDLGPASAIESKINEALFATTQGKDSEYVLWDEVTDLVIKPLQDAIAGSQRLFITADADLNKIPFALLSSVNGEGFLGDDLKIHPLSTGRELLNLNKISELTNNQSLVLANPNFGKKVRYKITQLEQTQKEGEIVANLLKAKLLVSEDATESVIQNLKQPPKVLHIASHAYYDSPLFSKYNNPLLRSGIVLAGVNQLDVKSRHDGFLNALEVSTLDWNGIELVTISGCESGRGDFRFGEGVYGLKRSIAVAGARSSLLSLWEVDDEATSVFMQTFYKRLSNGASKADALALTQRDFRDGRITSSNPIIFDWKKPYYWAAFQLSGDWRPINK from the coding sequence ATGAGAAAGCAATTCATAACAGCAACTATATTTCTAATCGTCACTTCCGCGGCTTTATTTTCCGGACGCTTTTTTAGATTAGTTTTGGATAATTATGCCAGATTAAGTTCTTCAGAAGAAAGCTCATTACAATCTACAGATAAGTCTTATCAAGCACTCTTACCACTTTTAGAAAAGGCAAAAAATGCAAAAAACAATGAAGAGGCTCTTCAGATCTTTTATCAAATTCTTTCCAAAATTGAAAGTCTAGATACAACGTCTAAACAAAAAAGTATTTATGCAGCTGCTACATTAGAAAAGATTGGAGAATATCACAAAGCATTAGGGGATTTTGTTCTTGCAGAAAAGTCATACAGACAAGCTTTAGATCTTGAAAGAGATCTATATGGAAAGAATTCTCCCGAGCTAATAACTAATTATATTGACTTGTCAGCACTATATAAATCAGCTAATCAATACGATTTAGCAATTGCTTCAAATCTAATTGCACTGGAGATTATGTACAAATATTGGGGAAAGGAAGGTCCACTGACTTATAAAGTAACTAAAGATTTAGCAGAACTTCTTGAAATCAAGGGAGATTTAGCTCAGGCTGAGAAGTTCTATGCTATTGCATTGAATGGGCTAAATAAACTAGATAAAAAGGATTTAGATAAAGTTGAGGAGTCTATCCTTGATAAAATTGAATATGGGCTTTCTAAAATATATATCCAACAAGGAAAATTTCAAACTGCAGAGGTGACATTGAAGGATTTATTAGAACAACTAAATCCAGAGCATAAAGAAAGAAATACAGTTTTAAGGACTTTATCTACAGCTCTAACTCTTCAAGGAAAAGATCAAGAAGCGGAAGAAATTTTGCTTAGACTTTTGAAGTCAAGTCAAGAAACCTTAGGAAATGATCACCCTGCAACATTACTGAATCTTGCCACTTTAGCTGGGCACTACGATAGTCTTGAACTATTTGCAAAAGCACTTCCTTATTACAAACAACTACTAAAATATGATCTTTCTACCTTAGAAGATTATCTTCAACCCAGCTTATTAAATAATCTGGGATATAATTTTCTAGCCAATGGTTTATACTCGCCTGCTGAAAAAGCATTTCAGAGCTCGATAAAACTAAATGATATCTTGCATGGTAAAGAGAATAAAAATAACATTAAACCAATTAATAGTTTGGCTTTATTATATAAACTACAAGACAAAGAAGTTGATGCAATTGATTTTGCAAATAAAGGAATTAAAATTTTATTTAAATTCATTCAATCCGAATCCCAAAATCTTTCCACTTCAGAACGTCAAAGTTTTCTAGTTTCTTACGCAGGTCCATATATGATGCCATTTGGTTGGGCATTAGATGCTAAGTCTTATAATGAAATTGCTTTATTCTCACGCTTAAATCATTATGGATTGTTGCAAGAATTGGAGAATAGACAGTCTAAATTAGAGAAGTTAAGTGACGAAGATATCCAATTAAAAAAAGACATCTCACTAATAACTAATCAGATTACATCTCCTAATCTTTTAGCGAAGGAACGTAGAGAGTTAGAGATAAAAAGAATCGCTCTAGAGAAAATATTATATACCTCACTTCCAGAATTAGAGCCAAGAATAGTGGAGGTAAAACAGATCGCACAAGTCTTACCCAAAAATGCTGTATTAATTGAATTTCAGAAATATGATATTCGCTGGAAAAACCCATTTAAGGAACTTGAATCAAAAGAGGGGTATTTATCTTTAATACTTAAACCAGACGGTAATATTGATTTGGTGGATCTAGGACCAGCATCCGCTATAGAAAGTAAAATCAATGAAGCTTTATTTGCTACAACACAAGGAAAGGATTCCGAATATGTTCTTTGGGATGAAGTTACTGATCTTGTTATTAAACCCCTTCAAGATGCAATAGCAGGCAGTCAGAGGTTATTTATTACCGCAGATGCAGATCTGAACAAAATTCCATTTGCTCTCTTGAGTTCTGTAAATGGTGAAGGATTCTTAGGTGATGATCTAAAAATTCATCCTTTATCTACCGGAAGAGAATTGCTAAATCTCAATAAAATATCAGAATTAACAAATAATCAATCACTTGTACTTGCAAATCCCAATTTTGGTAAAAAGGTTAGATATAAAATTACTCAACTTGAGCAGACGCAAAAAGAAGGAGAAATAGTTGCTAATTTACTAAAAGCCAAATTATTAGTGAGCGAGGACGCTACAGAATCTGTTATTCAAAATTTGAAGCAACCACCTAAAGTTCTTCATATAGCTAGTCATGCCTATTATGATTCACCACTATTTAGTAAATACAACAATCCATTACTAAGGAGTGGGATTGTTTTAGCTGGTGTAAACCAACTTGATGTTAAGAGTAGGCATGATGGCTTCCTAAATGCGTTAGAAGTCTCAACCCTAGATTGGAATGGAATTGAGCTTGTAACGATCTCTGGATGTGAATCTGGTCGAGGTGATTTCCGTTTTGGAGAAGGAGTATATGGTCTAAAACGATCTATCGCAGTTGCAGGAGCTCGATCCAGTCTATTGTCATTATGGGAAGTTGATGATGAGGCAACTTCAGTATTTATGCAAACTTTTTACAAGAGGTTGAGTAATGGAGCCAGTAAGGCAGATGCCTTAGCTTTAACACAAAGAGACTTTAGAGATGGGCGAATTACAAGTTCTAATCCAATAATATTTGACTGGAAAAAACCATACTATTGGGCAGCATTTCAACTTAGTGGTGATTGGAGGCCTATTAATAAATAA
- a CDS encoding cell division protein SepF: MTNPLIRTIQKKFHQTSPSIPQISLMEPTSFDEIPRIGDAILEGKTLILNLTLMSPDLVQRTLDFLSGATFTNKMVPRKISENILLYTNNSVVIKKSYASCPKPAWKKDPQNKSMLAADLSRTFKS; this comes from the coding sequence ATGACTAATCCCTTGATTAGAACAATCCAAAAGAAGTTTCATCAGACTTCTCCATCAATTCCTCAGATCAGCCTTATGGAACCGACAAGTTTTGATGAGATCCCACGAATTGGTGATGCAATCCTGGAAGGTAAAACTCTAATATTGAATCTCACATTGATGTCTCCGGATCTAGTCCAAAGAACCTTGGACTTTCTTTCAGGAGCAACATTTACTAATAAAATGGTTCCAAGAAAAATAAGTGAAAATATTTTACTTTACACAAATAACTCTGTTGTTATTAAAAAATCATATGCAAGTTGCCCAAAACCCGCATGGAAAAAAGATCCACAAAATAAATCTATGTTGGCAGCAGATCTATCGAGAACTTTTAAAAGTTAA
- a CDS encoding tetratricopeptide repeat protein: MNDNDYWQLYQKIADVSYKHRNYRKAGEFYLRALNINKNDQETIVSLAYSKLSEKDYDGTILACTKLLELNPKNYGSLCMRGVCRYAKEDFIQSLNDYNKAIEIHHDWATFYRYIGYFKYILDDYEGAIKAFDEVIDMGSIYYYDYFLRGICTSHTGDNLRAYYYVTKAIEFALDYRAVYLYLFRSRLLISLNDYPGALTDANKAVDINPDKHFCYINRASIHVSLKNKDLVKEDVNKAMSIGVKYGSTYSYLGNILDEHEDFKGAIDAYTKAIEMDSEDDMNFYWRGICKYKLGDYEGSISDFMDSIDLEDTDSSFEVIPDVDYFQPEEVRLYVCCKLMKIFPKKLVGYRVACRLLWEKNELELAIELLSKYMSFKPNNTSALWARAGLLFELKRYSQSIQFINKLIKNIKSNRMLKSSYLLKADNYFCLGEFKKAVKYYSKGLEMKKPNWSYYNIFLSEKYLKKGASYLNLQIIDKSLKELKTSLKLNSEFENIMKIIDILCQFDQNNNALIICNKAIKLNPRAKDSILERKGDILFDKGKYDQAITAYSDISSKYLNLFEIYEKMGDCLFKLGKYDDAIDNYSMSIKENPMGYYKKRSCYQKRSDAICQSIKLYKK; this comes from the coding sequence ATGAATGACAATGATTATTGGCAATTATATCAAAAGATTGCTGATGTTAGTTATAAGCATAGAAATTATAGAAAGGCAGGAGAATTTTACCTACGTGCTTTAAATATCAACAAAAATGATCAGGAGACTATTGTTTCATTAGCGTATTCGAAGTTATCTGAGAAGGATTACGATGGGACAATACTTGCTTGTACAAAGTTATTAGAGTTAAATCCTAAAAATTATGGATCATTATGCATGCGAGGTGTTTGTCGATACGCTAAAGAGGATTTTATACAGAGTCTAAATGATTATAATAAAGCTATTGAAATTCATCATGATTGGGCAACATTTTACCGTTATATTGGATATTTTAAATATATATTAGATGATTATGAAGGAGCTATAAAGGCTTTTGATGAAGTGATTGATATGGGATCAATTTATTATTATGATTATTTCCTTAGAGGTATCTGTACATCCCATACTGGGGATAATCTTAGAGCCTATTACTATGTAACCAAAGCAATTGAATTTGCATTGGATTACAGAGCTGTTTATTTATATCTATTTAGAAGTCGCTTACTGATTAGCCTAAATGATTACCCAGGCGCCTTAACAGATGCCAATAAAGCAGTTGATATTAATCCTGACAAACATTTTTGCTATATAAATAGAGCAAGCATTCATGTAAGTCTTAAAAATAAAGATCTTGTTAAAGAGGATGTTAACAAGGCAATGTCTATAGGAGTCAAATATGGGTCTACGTATTCATACTTAGGTAATATACTTGATGAACATGAAGATTTCAAAGGAGCAATTGATGCTTATACAAAAGCAATAGAAATGGATTCTGAAGACGATATGAATTTCTATTGGCGAGGAATTTGCAAATATAAACTTGGAGATTATGAAGGTTCTATTTCTGATTTTATGGACTCAATTGACTTGGAAGATACGGATTCCTCTTTTGAGGTTATTCCTGATGTTGACTATTTTCAGCCTGAAGAAGTTAGACTTTATGTATGTTGTAAGTTAATGAAAATCTTTCCAAAGAAACTTGTTGGCTACAGGGTAGCTTGCAGACTATTGTGGGAGAAAAATGAATTAGAATTAGCAATTGAATTATTATCAAAATATATGAGTTTTAAACCTAATAATACATCAGCTTTATGGGCTAGAGCTGGATTATTATTTGAATTAAAGAGATATAGTCAGTCCATACAATTTATAAATAAGTTGATTAAAAATATTAAAAGTAATAGAATGCTTAAAAGCAGCTATCTACTTAAAGCTGATAATTATTTTTGTTTAGGTGAGTTCAAGAAGGCTGTTAAATACTATTCAAAGGGTCTGGAGATGAAGAAACCTAATTGGTCATATTACAATATATTCTTGTCTGAAAAATATCTAAAGAAAGGAGCTTCATATTTAAATTTGCAAATAATAGATAAATCCCTTAAAGAATTAAAAACATCACTTAAGCTAAATTCTGAGTTTGAGAATATTATGAAAATAATAGATATTTTATGTCAGTTTGACCAAAATAATAATGCGCTTATTATTTGTAATAAGGCTATAAAGCTTAATCCTAGAGCTAAGGACTCTATTCTAGAGAGAAAAGGAGATATCCTTTTTGACAAAGGGAAATATGATCAAGCTATTACTGCGTATAGTGATATCTCAAGTAAGTACCTCAACTTATTTGAAATTTATGAAAAGATGGGCGATTGCCTATTTAAGCTCGGCAAATATGATGATGCTATAGATAATTACTCAATGTCGATTAAAGAAAATCCTATGGGGTATTACAAAAAGCGCTCTTGCTATCAGAAAAGGTCAGATGCTATTTGTCAATCAATCAAACTCTATAAAAAATAA
- a CDS encoding tetratricopeptide repeat protein, with the protein MSKLKKSSCEIKITYNNVICFSFNKNRLFKESVKYLYDAIQSIKQINGIERGIIGNELLDETIKKLEENITLDNTDHASYFNLGFCYQLLNNHQKAIENYDKAIDISPDIALYYNNRGCSFGALEEFKKAQDDFRKSINMAPERTISYLNLADTLIDSRDNQNAIISYTNFINNNTTLKETDQTYVSGYMGRGFAYRRIEDKANAYLDWAYAMELGEASAAYFFSRDRLKDLTTHDALSELNTSEKLLLHENTDEYKNWFENEYDYEQVEKIKLKKHVEVNSLIRDEERKLKYLERFVSKKDYNRYDFCLIVLSYADSDGKINKQIADKLLTLHNLRWNDELNQLCETQLVKFGKGTKKIKTLRAISLLDYIGY; encoded by the coding sequence ATGTCCAAGCTTAAAAAATCATCATGCGAAATAAAAATCACTTACAATAACGTCATTTGCTTTTCATTTAATAAAAACAGATTATTCAAGGAATCGGTCAAGTATTTATATGATGCAATACAATCTATAAAGCAAATAAATGGAATAGAGAGAGGAATCATAGGCAATGAATTGTTAGATGAGACAATAAAGAAATTAGAAGAAAATATCACATTGGATAATACAGATCATGCAAGTTATTTCAATCTAGGGTTTTGCTATCAATTGTTAAATAACCATCAAAAGGCAATTGAAAATTATGACAAAGCTATTGATATTTCTCCAGATATTGCTCTTTATTATAACAATAGAGGATGTTCTTTTGGGGCACTAGAAGAATTTAAAAAGGCGCAAGATGACTTCCGAAAATCCATAAATATGGCTCCAGAGAGAACAATCAGTTACTTGAATCTAGCTGATACACTAATTGATAGTAGAGACAACCAAAATGCAATTATAAGCTATACAAATTTCATTAATAATAATACTACTCTAAAGGAAACAGATCAAACATATGTTTCAGGATATATGGGAAGAGGATTTGCATATAGGAGAATAGAAGACAAAGCAAATGCATACTTAGACTGGGCTTATGCTATGGAGTTAGGAGAAGCTAGTGCAGCCTACTTTTTTTCTAGAGATAGGCTCAAAGATCTTACAACTCATGATGCATTATCAGAATTAAATACGTCTGAAAAATTATTACTTCATGAAAATACAGATGAATACAAAAACTGGTTTGAGAATGAATATGATTATGAACAGGTGGAAAAGATTAAGCTTAAAAAGCATGTAGAAGTTAATTCTCTAATTAGAGATGAAGAGAGAAAGCTAAAATATCTAGAAAGATTTGTATCTAAAAAGGATTATAATCGCTATGATTTCTGCCTAATTGTTTTATCCTATGCAGACAGTGATGGGAAAATAAATAAACAAATTGCCGACAAGCTTTTGACTCTACATAATCTCAGATGGAATGATGAGTTGAATCAATTGTGTGAAACTCAATTAGTCAAGTTCGGCAAAGGAACCAAGAAAATTAAAACGCTCAGAGCAATCTCATTGCTGGATTATATTGGTTACTAA